In one window of Leptospira sp. GIMC2001 DNA:
- a CDS encoding response regulator yields the protein MENEDTIEGSKKILVVEDETIIAINICNALQQFGYKTEYAISGEKALQSIPDFQPDLILMDIMLGSGMDGIETAEKIHQDSDTPIIYLTAYSDQNTLKRAKITDPFGYIIKPFHSRELYISIEMAIYKTQSLRAFRDMQDRLFESQKMESLGILSSAIAHEINNPLMSIMNFSLLGESKAKASSNHDLEHFFETIKNESDKISLVVKNLVNYAREDKDYFLTTSFVDLVVEAKSLFRQLLLRDGIEIVCNFEDNVPDIYCKVQKIKQVLINLISFSRISALQSENQDNKFINITIRKIQKRNEDYIEFVIRNSGTGLPIKEEKDKKKSSPLYENSYSLSNLGFYLSEGIIKEHGGIINSSPPGEESKILIELPVQQKKMA from the coding sequence ATGGAAAATGAAGACACGATCGAAGGATCAAAGAAAATTCTTGTTGTTGAAGACGAGACAATCATAGCAATCAATATATGTAATGCACTCCAGCAGTTTGGTTACAAAACCGAATATGCAATCTCCGGAGAAAAAGCTCTTCAGTCTATTCCCGATTTTCAACCAGATCTAATCTTAATGGATATTATGCTAGGAAGTGGTATGGATGGAATAGAGACTGCCGAAAAAATCCATCAAGATTCTGACACACCGATTATTTACCTAACTGCTTATTCGGATCAAAATACACTCAAAAGGGCAAAAATCACTGATCCTTTTGGATATATTATCAAACCATTTCATAGTCGAGAACTTTATATCTCAATTGAAATGGCAATATACAAAACTCAATCCTTAAGAGCTTTTAGAGATATGCAAGATCGACTATTTGAATCCCAAAAGATGGAGTCGTTAGGAATACTTTCAAGTGCGATTGCTCATGAAATCAATAATCCCCTTATGAGTATTATGAATTTTTCTTTACTTGGAGAATCTAAAGCGAAAGCAAGTTCCAATCATGATTTAGAACATTTTTTTGAAACGATCAAAAACGAATCAGATAAAATTTCACTCGTTGTCAAGAATTTGGTGAATTATGCTAGAGAGGATAAGGATTATTTTCTTACAACTTCTTTTGTAGATTTGGTTGTAGAAGCAAAATCTTTATTTCGTCAATTGTTACTTCGAGATGGAATCGAAATTGTCTGTAATTTCGAGGACAACGTTCCCGACATTTACTGCAAAGTCCAGAAAATCAAGCAAGTTCTCATCAATCTGATAAGTTTCTCCAGAATTTCTGCCTTACAAAGCGAAAATCAAGACAACAAATTTATCAATATCACAATACGAAAAATACAAAAAAGAAATGAAGACTATATTGAATTTGTGATTCGGAATTCTGGAACAGGACTTCCCATTAAGGAAGAAAAAGATAAGAAAAAATCCTCCCCTCTGTATGAAAATAGCTATTCACTGAGCAACTTAGGATTCTACTTAAGCGAAGGAATTATCAAGGAACATGGAGGTATAATCAATAGTTCACCACCCGGAGAGGAATCAAAAATCCTAATTGAACTGCCAGTTCAACAGAAAAAAATGGCGTAG